DNA from Thermoplasma acidophilum DSM 1728:
GGGGCGACATATTCACTGGTACGGTTTTTGCTCTGTTGGTTACAATACCTGTGATAATCCTGACAATAATACTGTCAAAATTCCTTAGAGGTAGCTATATGTCTGCCGGTATAACAGGTTAAAACCATAATGACCTTTATTTATATGCCTTATAAGCTGGTGCCTTGAGTTGTCTCAGGATGTCCCTGGAAATCTATTGGATGAGATTCGCATATTGAGGAGTCCTAAAGGATATCTGTATGCAGGCTTACCTAAATTTAGAGCTTTATTTGGCCGTGATTCGATAATATCCTCAATTCAACTCATTGATCTATTCCCAGATATAGCTCAAAATACCGTTATATACCTTAAAGATCTGCAGGGGCGTAAACTAGATTATTCAATTGGAGAATATCCAGGAAAAATACTTCATGAATATTATGATGATGAAAAAATATTTTTAGACCGCAAAAGATCCATACCATGGCTGAACAGCCGCATAAATTATTTTTCTGTGGACAGTACGCCTTTATTCATACTTTTGATAAAGAATCTGTTCCTGAGAAATCTGATAGATATAGAACAGTTCAAAGACTCGATTATGATGGCAATGCAGTTCCTTATTGCATATTCATCATCTGATGGATTGATTACCTACGATAAAGCGCTGCTGGGTGCAGGTCTGATGTCCCAATCATGGAGAGATGGAGTTGGAGATATAATGGACAGATTGAAATCCCCAGTTGCAACTGTTGGTGTACAGGGATATTTCTATGAAAGTGCTGATTTTGTGCTCAATTTATTTCCAGACTCGCTCATCGAGGAGTCTTTGCCGGATCTAAAGGACTTTTATTCAAAAATGAGAGAGATTCTCGAAAACAAATTCTGGTTGGAAGAAACTGGTTATTATGGCCTTGCTGTTGATGGGGATGGCGTGATAGAACAGGCAGCAACGTCTGATCCTGGGCATCTCATTGGCAGCGGTATACTAACACGATCTAGAGAAAGAGATGTAATAGATAGACTGTTCGAAAGTGATCTATTAACTGATTACGGAATAAGAACATTATCAGCAAAGGATCCACGTTTCGATCCCAAAGCATATCAACGCGGTTCTATATGGCCACAAGACAATTGGATAATTGCGGATGGCATAAAAAGGAGAGGATATCTAAAGGAATATCGGGAGCTGAGAGAGAGGTTGATTGCAGCATACGAGTATTATGGGAGAATGCCGGAATATTTTGGTGTAGATCGCTATGGAAAGATTATGGATCTTAGTAAGTTGAGAATTAAGCCGTGTTATCCTCAGGCTTGGTCTACAGGAGCAATTATAAACTTTGTTACGTTCAAATAGGGGTTTTATCTTTTATGGAACATCCGACAAATGTCGAACAATATTAATAGGAAATTGATGACGGGGTATGCCCCGGAAGCATATCACATTGATCGAAGATTGTAGACAGTGTAATTTCGTCTGATAAATGAAATATACAGATAGGCCGATCCTGGAGATCTTAATTCTGCTACAGATATTCTACATATCGGACCATTCTTGATGTATGCATGAACGATGAAGAATACATGAATATGATAGGAATTTATGCTATACTATCGTATTAGATGTCATAAAGGTCTCGGAAGTTCGATCTGCATGGAATGAACAGTTAGATCGTATTCTTATGTCTCATGAATTATTGTGCAACTATCGATTAATTGTAAGTAAATATAGGTATTTCACTGCTGTCAGGAGGAAACAGTATGTAAACTACGAGAATCCTGTATCAATCGAAGACAACGGAGAGATGGCTCTATGGAAGAAAATGCCACGTGTTCATAGAGGTGGATTCTTTGCTTATAATCAACTATAAGATCACGAAGGGAAAAATCCATGTTTCTTGTGTTTCACATCATATAATCGATTCTGTCAGAAATTGTCCGTACG
Protein-coding regions in this window:
- a CDS encoding amylo-alpha-1,6-glucosidase, with protein sequence MSQDVPGNLLDEIRILRSPKGYLYAGLPKFRALFGRDSIISSIQLIDLFPDIAQNTVIYLKDLQGRKLDYSIGEYPGKILHEYYDDEKIFLDRKRSIPWLNSRINYFSVDSTPLFILLIKNLFLRNLIDIEQFKDSIMMAMQFLIAYSSSDGLITYDKALLGAGLMSQSWRDGVGDIMDRLKSPVATVGVQGYFYESADFVLNLFPDSLIEESLPDLKDFYSKMREILENKFWLEETGYYGLAVDGDGVIEQAATSDPGHLIGSGILTRSRERDVIDRLFESDLLTDYGIRTLSAKDPRFDPKAYQRGSIWPQDNWIIADGIKRRGYLKEYRELRERLIAAYEYYGRMPEYFGVDRYGKIMDLSKLRIKPCYPQAWSTGAIINFVTFK